From the genome of uncultured Methanobacterium sp.:
TCCATAATATAAAAAAATCATCAAAAATTAACCAAGGCATTAATATTAACACATTGTAAATGCTGGTGATTAATTATTATAAAATAGTAAATTATTAATATTATGTTATGGTACTTATTGAGTGATGTGAGCTTTGATTGAATAAATTATTTATACAATTGAATACATTTTTTATTCATGTTAACTAAGCTTTTCACATCAAACACCAGGAGTAAAATTATCACCATTTTTATGTTAAATCCCGATGATGAGCTGTATGTCCGGGAAATTACCAAGAAAATTAATGAAAACATAAATTCAGTCAGGAGAGAACTGTCTAACCTGGAGGATATGGGTCTTTTAATAAGTAGAAAAGCAGGGAATCTTAAATATTTCAGGTTGAATAAGGATTTTTATCTTTACAGTGAACTTTACAGCATGGTGATGAAAACTGAAGGTGTTGCCAGATTATTAAAGGATATTGAAAAATGGGGTCCCATCAATTTAGCTTTTATCTATGGATCTTTTGCATCCCAAAAGGCAGACCCGAATAGTGATATTGACCTTTGCATAGTGGGATCTATTGATGAAGCCAATTTTATCCGTGAATTAAACTCTTTAGAAAAAAAACTGTCTCGTGAAATAAATTACATCAAATTATCCAATGAAGAATTCCAGGAAAAAATTGATAAAAAGGATCCCTTTATTATGGAAATACTCCGTGAACCAAAAATCATGATAGTGGGTGAATTGGATTTTAAGTAAACTTGAAGATGATATTTTCGATATTTTATCATATATTCACTCTTAGTGTTATATTGATATAACAAAAAATATGAAGTATTTTTATGAATATTCTTACCTTTTTTTAGTTACTATGCCCAGAAATTAATCCCATTATGTAGTCATACAACGAAGATAGTATGTTTGAGTTACTGGTTGTGGAACTGGTGGTGGCATTAACGTTTATACTGTTGCAGATGGCCGATAGTGTAACAGAAGCCGCATCATTGAGGTTATTTTGAACAATTTTAGTGTCTTTAGTTTGCATCCATTCATTCCAGCTGGCCTCGTCCTGGTTGTAACCATTCTCCATTAATGTTTTTAAGTCTCCATTTTTGTAGGTGGCAGTGGGTTTGAGTTTACTGCCCTGTTTTTCATAGCTACTGTGATCAGAGGATGATTCCTTACTCACACCGTGTGGTGCAGAGAAAGTAT
Proteins encoded in this window:
- a CDS encoding nucleotidyltransferase domain-containing protein — protein: MLTKLFTSNTRSKIITIFMLNPDDELYVREITKKINENINSVRRELSNLEDMGLLISRKAGNLKYFRLNKDFYLYSELYSMVMKTEGVARLLKDIEKWGPINLAFIYGSFASQKADPNSDIDLCIVGSIDEANFIRELNSLEKKLSREINYIKLSNEEFQEKIDKKDPFIMEILREPKIMIVGELDFK
- a CDS encoding zinc dependent phospholipase C family protein — encoded protein: MKKSILTFRVFLILTIITLSTIPASFAWSWDTHSQIIDTVYHGLPSDVQKNLNLEVMENASIVPDKVFNDKTYHSYPKSYEKAKTWLDKGKAAYDAGNYQDASYDYGVASHYISDTFSAPHGVSKESSSDHSSYEKQGSKLKPTATYKNGDLKTLMENGYNQDEASWNEWMQTKDTKIVQNNLNDAASVTLSAICNSINVNATTSSTTSNSNILSSLYDYIMGLISGHSN